A single window of Vigna unguiculata cultivar IT97K-499-35 chromosome 1, ASM411807v1, whole genome shotgun sequence DNA harbors:
- the LOC114180691 gene encoding ALA-interacting subunit 3-like: MSAEPSSTSVAVADGQSKSARKPKYSRFSQQELHAWQPILTPSWAISIFTVIGLIFVPVGLASLFASESVVEVPFRYDEECLPPNRKNDAVAYIKDDKANKTCNMKLTVKSKMTAPVYVYYQLDNFYQNHRRFVKSRDDKQLRKKASENDVGSCSPEDYTPNEMGHKPIVPCGLIAWSMFNDTYKLSSNNKELVINKKNIAWKSDQDAKFGSDVYPKNFQVGGLRGGAKLNESIPLSDQEDLIVWMRTAALPTFRKLYGKIETDINDNVEVMLVIENNYNTYEFGARKSIVLSTTAWVGGRNHFLGMAYILIGGISLLLAVGFLLLYVMQPRPLGDPSYLSWNRNPGTLR, from the exons ATGTCTGCAGAACCTTCATCCACTTCGGTGGCCGTCGCAGATGGACAATCCAAGTCTGCCAGAAAACCCAAAt ATTCTAGATTCTCACAGCAAGAACTTCATGCCTGGCAGCCAATTCTAACACCTAGTTGG GCCATTTCAATATTTACGGTTATAGGACTCATCTTCGTTCCGGTTGGTCTTGCTTCACTGTTTGCATCTGAGAGT GTGGTGGAAGTTCCATTCCGATATGATGAAGAATGTCTTCCACCCAATCGTAAAAATGACGCAGTGGCATACATTAAAGATGACAAGGCAAACAAAACTTGCAATATGAAATTGACA GTTAAGAGTAAAATGACGGCCCCTGTTTATGTCTATTATCAGCTTGATAATTTTTACCAAAACCATCGACG ATTCGTTAAAAGTAGAGATGACAAACAACTAAGGAAAAAAGCATCTGAGAATGATGTCGGCTCGTGTAGTCCCGAAGATTATACACCAAATGAAATGGGTCATAAACCAATTGTTCCTTGTGGCCTTATTGCTTGGAGTATGTTTAATGACACGTACAAACTTTCAAGCAACAACAAGGAATTGGTGataaacaaaaagaatataGCATGGAAGAGTGACCAAGATGCAAAATTCGGGTCTGATGTTTATCCAAAGAATTTTCAAGTTGGAGGCTTGAGAGGGGGTGCTAAACTTAATGAGAGCATACCT CTGAGTGATCAAGAGGATCTCATTGTTTGGATGAGAACAGCAGCACTACCAACTTTCAGAAAACTATATGGAAAGATCGAGACTGACATAAACGATAATGTTGAAGTAATGCTTGTAATAGAGAACAATTATAATACATACGAGTTTGGAGCCAGAAAGAGCATAGTTCTTTCAACCACAGCTTGGGTTGGTGGAAGAAACCACTTCTTGGGGATGGCATATATTCTCATTGGTGGAATTTCCTTGTTACTGGCTGTGGGTTTCCTACTTCTATATGTGATGCAACCAAG ACCTCTTGGAGATCCATCATACTTGTCTTGGAACAGAAATCCTGGAACTCTAAGATGA
- the LOC114175277 gene encoding inactive protein RESTRICTED TEV MOVEMENT 2-like: MEIPKHAHANRSYEDFDPLFMWRREEGRDTLELHLPGFKRDQIRIQINHVGLLVISGERHFEGNRWKRFKKEFEIPSYCNDDAIHGNMMQSILSVVMPKKSSVILEEEQEMKEEKRGNSRKGESEISEENDMTEDAEYRFEEDGVRVPQEKTRDVALKFMLVMVLILVAASYISDVSKSLMAQAATYFHN; this comes from the exons ATGGAAATTCCCAAGCATGCACATGCCAATAGGTCTTACGAAGATTTTGATCCTTTGTTTATGTGGCGTAGAGAAGAGGGTCGTGACACCCTTGAACTTCATCTTCCAG gtTTCAAGAGAGACCAAATACGAATTCAAATAAACCATGTTGGTTTGCTGGTAATATCTGGGGAGCGTCATTTCGAAGGAAACAGATGGAAGCGTTTCAAGAAAGAGTTCGAAATCCCATCATACTGCAACGACGATGCAATTCATGGCAACATGATGCAGAGCATTCTTTCAGTGGTGATGCCAAAGAAAAGCTCTGTGATTCTTGAAGAGGAGCAAGAAATGAAGGAAGAGAAAAGAGGAAACAGCAGAAAAGGAGAGAGTGAAATATCAGAAGAAAATGATATGACAGAAGATGCAGAGTACCGTTTTGAAGAAGATGGTGTGAGGGTTCCGCAGGAAAAAACAAGAGATGTTGCCCTCAAGTTCATGCTTGTCATGGTTCTGATATTGGTTGCAGCAAGTTACATTTCAGATGTAAGCAAAAGCCTCATGGCTCAAGCTGCTACGTATTTTCATAACTAG